One part of the Carassius gibelio isolate Cgi1373 ecotype wild population from Czech Republic chromosome B6, carGib1.2-hapl.c, whole genome shotgun sequence genome encodes these proteins:
- the camk1a gene encoding calcium/calmodulin-dependent protein kinase type 1, whose translation MPLGEDENGWKKKTTDIKENYDFKEVLGTGAFSEVFLAEEKKTQRLVAIKCIPKKALQGKENSIENEIAVLHRIKHENIVSLEDIFESQSHLYLVMQLVSGGELFDRIVEKGFYTERDASKLIRQILDAVKYLHDMGIVHRDLKPENLLYYSMEEDSNIMISDFGLSKIEDSGSVMSTACGTPGYVAPEVLAQKPYSKAVDCWSIGVISYILLCGYPPFYDENDAKLFEQILRAEYEFDSPYWDDISDSAKDFISHLMEKDPTVRYTCEQALQHPWISGDTALDRNIHESVSAQIKKNFAKSKWKQAFNATAVVRHMRRLQLSTSLEGPSQISSTSPYHRHLLLPAKELDHEEDENEDEDHNSSSSADGRRGSADRDSLRSCTYCCRPASRI comes from the exons ATGCCTTTAGGAGAGGATGAAAATGGATGGAAAAAGAAGACCACTGACATCAAGGAAAATTATGATTTCAAGGAGGTCTTGGGGAC AGGTGCGTTCTCTGAGGTGTTCCTGGCTGAGGAGAAGAAGACCCAGCGACTTGTGGCCATTAAATGCATCCCTAAGAAAGCTTTGCAGGGAAAGGAGAACAGCATTGAGAATGAGATTGCTGTGCTACACAG aataaaaCATGAGAATATTGTTTCACTGGAAGACATCTTCGAAAGTCAGTCGCATTTGTATTTGGTCATGCAGCT CGTATCGGGGGGAGAGCTCTTTGACAGGATTGTGGAAAAAGGCTTCTACACAGAAAGAGATGCCAGCAAACTCATTCGGCAGATTTTAGATGCGGTCAAATATCTGCATGATATGGGCATTGTGCACAGAGACTTGAAG CCAGAGAATCTGTTGTACTATAGTATGGAGGAGGACTCCAATATCATGATCAGTGACTTTGGCCTGTCTAAGATCGAGGACTCGGGAAGTGTGATGTCAACTGCCTGTGGAACACCTGGATACGTAG CTCCAGAGGTCCTGGCACAAAAACCGTACAGCAAAGCTGTAGACTGTTGGTCCATAGGAGTGATTTCTTATATTCT TTTATGTGGCTACCCTCCGTTTTATGATGAAAATGACGCCAAGCTGTTCGAGCAGATTCTCAGAGCAGAGTATGAGTTCGACTCTCCGTACTGGGACGACATCTCTGACTCAG CCAAAGATTTCATCAGTCACTTGATGGAGAAAGATCCGACTGTGAGATACACATGTGAACAGGCTTTACAGCACCCATG GATTTCTGGAGACACGGCTCTCGACAGGAACATTCATGAGTCTGTCAGTGCTCAGATCAAGAAGAACTTTGCCAAAAGCAAATGGAAG CAAGCATTCAACGCGACAGCAGTGGTCAGACACATGCGGAGACTGCAGCTGAGCACCAGCCTAGAGGGGCCGAGCCAAATCAGCAGCACCAGCCCCTACCACAGACACCTGCTCCTGCCCGCCAAAGAGCTGGACCACGAGGAGGACGAGAATGAGGACGAGGACCACAACA GTTCCTCGAGTGCGGATGGGCGTCGAGGCAGTGCTGATCGGGACAGTCTCAGAAGCTGTACTTACTGCTGCCGACCAGCCAGTAGGATCTGA